One region of Skermanella mucosa genomic DNA includes:
- a CDS encoding 2TM domain-containing protein — protein MTDLPPEGEPRDEVEERDEAGPAKRRLRGFLNHLIIYFSAMILLVPVNFLLTPGRVWFVFPLVAWGAPLAIHAAFAMGLFDRLKR, from the coding sequence ATGACCGACTTGCCGCCCGAGGGCGAGCCCAGGGACGAGGTGGAGGAACGGGACGAGGCCGGCCCGGCGAAGCGCCGGCTGCGCGGGTTCCTGAACCACCTGATCATTTATTTCTCGGCCATGATCCTGCTGGTGCCGGTCAATTTCCTGCTGACGCCGGGCAGGGTCTGGTTCGTCTTCCCCCTGGTCGCGTGGGGAGCGCCGCTGGCGATCCACGCCGCCTTCGCCATGGGGCTGTTCGACCGCCTGAAGCGTTGA
- a CDS encoding acylphosphatase, whose protein sequence is MSDTKAVNVTVSGKVQGVWYRAWTVEEARSRGLVGWVRNRSDGTVEAVFAGQAEQVDAMVEACRRGPTHARVAGVAVAPAGYPSVDGFEQRATY, encoded by the coding sequence ATGAGTGACACCAAGGCAGTCAACGTCACGGTTTCGGGCAAGGTCCAGGGCGTCTGGTACCGGGCCTGGACGGTCGAGGAGGCGCGCTCGCGCGGGCTGGTCGGCTGGGTGCGCAACCGGAGCGACGGGACGGTCGAGGCGGTCTTCGCCGGCCAGGCCGAGCAGGTCGACGCCATGGTCGAGGCCTGCCGGCGGGGGCCGACGCATGCCCGCGTCGCCGGCGTGGCGGTCGCGCCGGCGGGCTATCCGAGCGTCGACGGGTTCGAGCAGCGGGCGACCTACTGA
- the recN gene encoding DNA repair protein RecN → MLVALSIRDVVLIERLSLSLNAGLCVLTGETGAGKSILLDALGLALGGRGDSTLVRHGSDQASVTAEFDLPEDHPAVALVREQGLEIEDTLVLRRVVTADGRSRAYVNDQAIGVTLLRRLGETLVEVHGQFDTHGLLNPQTHRSVLDAYAGLATMSAQVSAAYRAWRQVEAAREEAAEEIARARSEEDYLRHAVAELDELQPRPGEEEELAETRTVMMHREKVVEALNAAFGELAGERGAERGLNSAHRALMRIIDKAGGRLEPVIGALDRAQAEIADAVATLQALSSDEDMDANALEKLEERLFALRAASRKHNVEVDRLAALREEMSRRLNLIEDQGDALERLAREAAQARDAYLEAAKRLSDFRRKAAGKLDAAVARELPPLKLDRARFTTSLEPLDESSWGPDGIDRVAFLVATNPGSPPGQINKIASGGELARFMLALKVVLAQVGTVPTLVFDEVDTGIGGAVAAAVGERLAKLGRDRQVLVVTHSPQVAARGAHHLKVQKQVQKQDSEERVTTEVVELGDRQRREEIARMLSGAKVTEEARAAAESLIAGHG, encoded by the coding sequence ATGCTTGTCGCGCTGTCGATCCGCGATGTCGTCCTGATCGAACGCCTGTCCCTGTCGCTGAACGCGGGGCTGTGCGTCCTGACCGGCGAGACGGGTGCGGGCAAGTCGATCCTGCTCGACGCGCTGGGCCTGGCGCTCGGCGGGCGCGGCGACAGCACCCTGGTGCGCCACGGCAGCGACCAGGCCTCCGTCACCGCGGAGTTCGACCTGCCGGAGGACCACCCGGCCGTGGCCCTGGTGCGCGAGCAGGGGCTTGAGATCGAGGACACCCTCGTCCTGCGCCGTGTCGTCACGGCCGACGGGCGGTCGCGCGCCTATGTCAACGACCAGGCGATCGGGGTGACCCTGCTCCGCCGGCTGGGGGAGACGCTGGTCGAGGTCCACGGCCAGTTCGACACCCACGGCCTGCTCAACCCGCAGACCCACCGCTCCGTGCTGGACGCCTATGCCGGCCTCGCCACCATGTCGGCGCAGGTCTCGGCGGCTTACCGCGCCTGGCGCCAGGTCGAGGCCGCGCGCGAGGAGGCGGCGGAGGAGATCGCCCGCGCCCGCTCGGAGGAGGACTATCTGCGCCACGCCGTCGCCGAGCTGGACGAGCTCCAGCCCCGCCCCGGCGAGGAGGAGGAGCTGGCCGAGACCCGCACGGTCATGATGCACCGGGAAAAGGTGGTCGAGGCGCTGAACGCCGCCTTCGGCGAGCTGGCCGGCGAGCGCGGGGCCGAACGCGGGCTCAACAGCGCCCACCGCGCGCTGATGCGCATCATCGACAAGGCCGGCGGCCGGCTCGAGCCGGTGATCGGCGCCCTCGACCGCGCCCAGGCCGAGATCGCCGACGCCGTCGCCACCCTCCAGGCGCTCTCCAGCGACGAGGACATGGACGCCAACGCGCTGGAAAAGCTGGAGGAGCGGCTGTTCGCGCTACGCGCCGCATCGCGCAAGCACAATGTCGAGGTCGACCGGCTGGCAGCGCTCCGCGAGGAGATGTCGCGCCGCCTCAACCTGATCGAGGACCAGGGCGACGCGCTGGAACGCCTCGCCCGCGAGGCCGCCCAGGCCCGCGACGCCTATCTGGAGGCGGCGAAGCGCCTGTCCGACTTCCGCCGCAAGGCCGCGGGCAAGCTGGACGCCGCCGTCGCCCGCGAGCTGCCGCCGCTCAAGCTGGACCGCGCCCGCTTCACCACCTCGCTGGAGCCGCTGGACGAATCCTCCTGGGGTCCCGACGGGATCGACCGCGTCGCCTTCCTGGTGGCGACCAACCCGGGCTCTCCCCCCGGCCAGATCAACAAGATCGCGTCCGGCGGCGAGCTGGCGCGCTTCATGCTTGCGCTCAAGGTGGTGCTGGCCCAGGTCGGCACCGTGCCCACCCTGGTGTTCGACGAGGTGGACACCGGCATCGGCGGCGCCGTCGCGGCCGCGGTCGGCGAGCGGCTGGCCAAGCTGGGCCGCGACCGGCAGGTGCTGGTGGTGACCCACAGCCCGCAGGTGGCGGCGCGCGGCGCCCATCACCTGAAGGTGCAGAAGCAGGTCCAGAAACAGGATTCGGAGGAACGGGTGACGACCGAAGTGGTGGAATTGGGCGACCGGCAGCGGCGCGAGGAGATCGCGCGCATGCTCTCCGGCGCCAAGGTCACCGAGGAGGCCCGCGCCGCGGCGGAAAGCCTGATCGCGGGGCACGGCTGA
- a CDS encoding peptidoglycan-binding protein: MALPILLAGCATGISPEAGQDLHASENDLPAERQDDGTARLVAHVQELLALLGHDPGTADGIPGPATRSAMTKAAADLGITAPGEPDLRFARALETAVTERVRTAQRQLAARGYDPGAADGRLGPRTRKALARYRTDNGLPDGPAILAEWPEPEEKPVQASASDPAPHEPLAPGRRITVLLPGEAEGRVLTVGDDGMVEVPGMGPVQAAGKLPSEIEKDIAVEMLDRYIATLIGAVRVDVLPP, translated from the coding sequence ATGGCCCTTCCGATCCTGCTCGCGGGCTGCGCCACCGGCATCTCCCCGGAGGCCGGCCAGGACCTGCATGCGTCCGAAAACGACTTGCCGGCGGAACGGCAGGACGACGGGACGGCGCGGCTGGTCGCCCACGTTCAGGAGCTCCTGGCCCTGCTCGGCCACGATCCCGGAACCGCCGACGGCATTCCCGGCCCGGCGACCAGATCGGCCATGACGAAAGCCGCCGCGGACCTCGGCATCACGGCACCGGGCGAGCCGGACCTCCGCTTCGCCCGCGCGCTGGAAACGGCGGTCACGGAGCGCGTCCGCACCGCCCAGCGCCAGCTTGCCGCCCGCGGCTACGATCCGGGAGCGGCGGACGGGCGTCTCGGCCCGCGCACCCGCAAGGCGCTCGCCCGCTACCGGACCGACAACGGCCTGCCCGACGGCCCGGCGATCCTGGCGGAATGGCCGGAGCCGGAGGAGAAACCGGTGCAGGCCTCCGCGAGCGATCCGGCCCCCCATGAACCGCTGGCGCCGGGCCGGCGCATCACCGTCCTGCTGCCGGGAGAGGCGGAAGGACGCGTCCTGACGGTCGGGGACGACGGCATGGTGGAGGTGCCGGGCATGGGTCCCGTCCAGGCCGCCGGCAAACTGCCGTCGGAGATCGAGAAGGACATCGCTGTCGAAATGCTCGACCGCTACATCGCGACCCTGATCGGCGCCGTCCGCGTCGATGTCCTGCCGCCGTGA
- a CDS encoding DUF3422 family protein produces MTATLTTSQRPLKDHALRETLANEVHARPAESLRAPLRATHLAMLSGEGAGERDRAHLARLCERAGVAPPPPGATHFSADLGTCRIKWERHTEFSSYTVFRPWGNPGGGDGFSDTALMALPPEWLAGIAGEMLAGVHLSLVQSDSPLATPEGLQGVFGSDGFVGARMAGGGATGWTDFRIHADGFGRYVVADHGLKPRQAGRMVQRLFEIDTYRMMALLALPLARGVLPRIRGIEAELARLTEQTTHIARMEDEQALLQQLSKLAAEAEQTSAETTYRFAAARAYSDLVARRIVELREDRIEGMQTIAEFMARRLTPAVDTCEAVAKRQESLSARIGRASNLLRTRVDLALEEQNRDLLLSMDRRASMQLRLQETVEGLSVVAISYYLIGIVSYLSKALKGVGLPIDPDLAVGIAVPVVLVLVWQGVRRIRKVVTGREGHG; encoded by the coding sequence ATGACCGCCACGCTGACCACCTCCCAGCGCCCGCTGAAGGACCATGCCCTGCGCGAGACGCTGGCGAACGAGGTCCATGCCCGTCCGGCGGAGAGCCTGAGGGCGCCGCTCCGGGCCACCCATCTCGCGATGCTGTCGGGCGAGGGGGCCGGCGAGCGCGACCGTGCCCACCTGGCCCGCCTGTGCGAGCGTGCCGGGGTGGCGCCGCCGCCGCCGGGAGCCACCCATTTCAGCGCCGACCTGGGCACCTGCCGGATCAAGTGGGAGCGCCACACCGAGTTCAGCAGCTACACGGTCTTCCGGCCGTGGGGGAACCCCGGGGGCGGTGACGGCTTCTCCGACACGGCGCTGATGGCCCTGCCGCCGGAATGGCTGGCCGGCATCGCGGGCGAGATGCTGGCCGGCGTCCATCTGTCGCTGGTCCAGTCCGATTCGCCGCTGGCGACGCCGGAGGGGCTCCAGGGCGTGTTCGGGTCCGATGGGTTCGTCGGCGCGCGGATGGCCGGCGGCGGCGCCACCGGCTGGACCGATTTCCGCATCCATGCCGACGGGTTCGGGCGCTACGTGGTCGCCGACCATGGCCTCAAGCCGCGACAGGCCGGGCGGATGGTCCAGCGGCTGTTCGAGATCGACACCTACCGGATGATGGCCCTGCTGGCCCTGCCGCTGGCCCGCGGCGTGCTGCCGCGAATCCGCGGGATCGAGGCGGAGCTTGCCAGGCTGACCGAGCAGACCACCCACATCGCCCGCATGGAGGACGAGCAGGCGCTGTTGCAGCAGCTGTCGAAGCTGGCCGCCGAGGCGGAGCAGACCTCGGCCGAGACGACCTACCGCTTCGCCGCCGCCCGGGCCTACAGCGACCTGGTCGCCCGGCGGATCGTCGAGCTGCGCGAGGACCGCATCGAGGGCATGCAGACCATCGCGGAATTCATGGCCCGCCGCCTGACCCCGGCGGTCGATACCTGCGAGGCGGTCGCCAAGCGGCAGGAGTCCCTGTCGGCCCGCATCGGCCGCGCCAGCAACCTGCTGCGCACCCGGGTGGACCTGGCGCTGGAGGAGCAGAACCGCGACCTCCTCCTCTCCATGGACCGCCGCGCCAGCATGCAGCTCAGATTGCAGGAGACGGTCGAGGGGCTGTCGGTGGTGGCGATCAGCTATTACCTGATCGGCATCGTCTCGTACCTGTCGAAAGCCCTGAAGGGCGTCGGCCTGCCGATCGACCCGGATCTGGCGGTCGGCATCGCGGTGCCGGTGGTGCTGGTGCTGGTGTGGCAGGGGGTGCGGCGAATCCGCAAGGTGGTGACCGGGCGGGAGGGGCACGGGTGA
- a CDS encoding phosphoribosylanthranilate isomerase, whose translation MSVQVKICGVSHPGAVTAAVQGGARYIGLVFYERSPRHVAPPLAAELARMVPTGVRTVGLFVDPTNEYLEHVVSQVPLDLIQLHGDETPERVAEIRAAFSMPVMKAIKVSSAADLDMADAYAAVADRLLFDAKPPAKVAALPGGNGIAFDWTILTGRTWSKPWMLSGGLTAGNVAEAIAVSGAQSIDVSSGVEDRPGHKDPDLIRDFLKAAGR comes from the coding sequence ATGTCTGTTCAGGTGAAGATCTGCGGCGTCAGCCATCCGGGCGCGGTCACGGCCGCGGTCCAGGGCGGGGCGCGCTATATCGGGCTGGTGTTCTACGAGCGCTCGCCCCGGCACGTGGCCCCGCCGCTGGCGGCGGAGCTGGCGCGCATGGTGCCGACGGGCGTCAGGACGGTCGGGCTGTTCGTCGATCCCACGAACGAGTACCTGGAGCATGTGGTGAGCCAGGTCCCGCTCGACCTGATCCAGCTCCACGGCGACGAAACGCCGGAGCGGGTGGCGGAGATCCGGGCCGCCTTCTCCATGCCGGTGATGAAGGCGATCAAGGTGTCCTCTGCCGCCGACCTGGACATGGCCGACGCCTATGCCGCGGTGGCCGACCGGCTGCTGTTCGACGCCAAGCCGCCGGCCAAGGTCGCGGCACTTCCGGGCGGCAACGGCATCGCCTTCGACTGGACCATCCTGACCGGGCGGACCTGGTCGAAGCCCTGGATGCTGTCGGGCGGGCTGACCGCCGGGAACGTGGCGGAGGCCATCGCGGTCAGCGGTGCCCAGTCGATCGACGTCAGTTCGGGGGTCGAGGACCGGCCGGGCCACAAGGACCCGGACCTGATCCGCGACTTCCTGAAGGCCGCCGGCCGCTGA
- the ligA gene encoding NAD-dependent DNA ligase LigA, with translation MTAGAREAIRGIPVEDLSPEQAAEELAALAAEIAHHDTLYHQQDRPEVTDAAYDELRRRNDAIELRFPELKRGDSPSRKVGAAPAAGFAKVRHAVPMLSLGNAFAGEDVHEFVQRICRFLNIKEADSVEFVAEPKIDGLSCSLRYEKGRFVLAATRGDGQEGEDVTANVRTIGDVPKQLPGPVPDVLEVRGEVYMDRAEFMALNERQAAAGKPIFANPRNAAAGSLRQLDSKITASRPLGFFGYSWGEVSEPLGATQWEVRRRLEDWGFRPNKPAELCCGGDALLRYYDQVQQGRPDLPFDIDGVVYKVNRLDWQDRLGFVSRAPRWAIAHKFPAEQAQTRLKDITIQVGRTGAMTPVAELEPVTVGGVVVSRATLHNEDEIRRKDVRKGDLVVVQRAGDVIPQIVQAVPDKRPADSEAYVFPDHCPVCGSAAVRPEGEVIRRCTGGLICEAQAVERLRHFVSRDAFDIEGLGEKIIREFWDEGMVRRPGDIFRLREKDAASLTRLKNRHGWGDKSAAKLFDSIDNRRQIPLDRFIFALGIPQVGQTTARLLARSYRSFDHWREQMAAAQVHGSEAYGELIGIEQIGPSVADDLLGFFAEPHNLEVLDDLLAAGVSVTDFVPPRVQSSPIAGKTVVFTGTLETVTRSEAKARAESLGAKVAGSVSSKTDYVVVGADAGSKATKARDLGLTTLTEQEWLDLVASQ, from the coding sequence ATGACGGCCGGCGCCCGCGAAGCCATCCGCGGCATCCCCGTCGAAGACCTCTCCCCCGAGCAGGCCGCCGAGGAACTGGCGGCGCTCGCGGCGGAGATCGCCCACCACGACACCCTCTACCACCAGCAGGACCGGCCGGAGGTCACCGACGCCGCCTACGACGAACTCCGCCGCCGCAACGACGCGATCGAGCTGCGCTTCCCCGAGCTGAAGCGCGGCGACAGCCCGTCCCGGAAGGTCGGAGCCGCCCCCGCCGCGGGGTTTGCCAAGGTCCGCCACGCCGTCCCGATGCTGTCGCTGGGCAACGCCTTCGCGGGTGAGGACGTCCACGAGTTCGTCCAGCGCATCTGCCGCTTCCTGAACATCAAGGAAGCCGATTCGGTGGAGTTCGTCGCCGAGCCCAAGATCGACGGCCTGTCCTGCTCGCTGCGCTACGAGAAGGGCCGGTTCGTCCTCGCCGCCACCCGCGGCGACGGCCAGGAGGGGGAGGACGTCACCGCCAACGTCCGGACCATCGGCGACGTGCCGAAGCAACTCCCCGGCCCCGTCCCCGACGTGCTGGAGGTGCGCGGCGAGGTCTACATGGACCGGGCCGAGTTCATGGCCCTGAACGAGCGGCAGGCCGCCGCCGGCAAGCCGATCTTCGCCAACCCGCGCAACGCCGCCGCCGGCAGCCTGCGCCAGCTCGATTCGAAGATCACCGCGTCGCGGCCCCTGGGCTTCTTCGGCTATTCCTGGGGCGAGGTGTCGGAACCGCTGGGCGCCACCCAGTGGGAGGTGCGCCGGCGGCTGGAGGACTGGGGCTTCCGGCCGAACAAGCCGGCCGAGCTGTGCTGCGGCGGCGACGCGCTTCTGCGCTATTACGACCAGGTGCAGCAGGGGCGCCCGGACCTGCCGTTCGACATCGACGGCGTCGTCTACAAGGTCAACCGGCTGGACTGGCAGGACCGGCTGGGCTTCGTCAGCCGGGCGCCGCGCTGGGCGATCGCCCACAAGTTCCCGGCCGAGCAGGCCCAGACCCGCCTCAAGGACATCACCATCCAGGTCGGCCGGACCGGCGCCATGACCCCCGTGGCCGAGCTGGAGCCGGTGACCGTCGGCGGCGTCGTGGTCAGCCGCGCCACCCTGCACAACGAGGACGAGATCCGGCGCAAGGACGTGCGCAAGGGCGACCTGGTGGTCGTCCAGCGCGCCGGCGACGTGATCCCGCAGATCGTCCAGGCCGTGCCGGACAAGCGCCCGGCCGATTCCGAAGCCTACGTCTTCCCCGACCATTGCCCGGTGTGCGGCAGCGCCGCCGTCCGGCCCGAGGGCGAGGTGATCCGCCGCTGCACCGGCGGCCTGATCTGCGAGGCCCAGGCGGTGGAGCGCCTGCGCCACTTCGTCAGCCGCGACGCCTTCGACATCGAGGGGCTGGGCGAGAAGATCATCCGGGAATTCTGGGACGAGGGCATGGTCCGCCGCCCCGGCGACATCTTCCGTCTGCGCGAGAAGGACGCCGCCAGCCTGACCCGGCTGAAGAACCGCCACGGCTGGGGCGACAAGTCGGCGGCCAAGCTGTTCGACAGCATCGACAACCGGCGGCAGATTCCGCTCGACCGCTTCATCTTCGCGCTCGGCATTCCCCAGGTCGGCCAGACCACCGCCCGCCTGCTGGCCCGCAGCTACCGCAGCTTCGACCATTGGCGGGAGCAGATGGCCGCGGCCCAGGTCCACGGTTCCGAAGCCTACGGCGAGCTGATCGGGATCGAGCAGATCGGCCCCTCGGTCGCCGACGACCTGCTGGGCTTCTTCGCCGAGCCGCACAATCTGGAAGTGCTGGACGACCTGCTGGCCGCCGGCGTCTCCGTCACCGACTTCGTGCCGCCGAGGGTGCAGTCCTCGCCCATCGCCGGCAAGACGGTCGTGTTCACCGGCACCCTCGAGACCGTGACCCGCAGCGAGGCCAAGGCCCGGGCCGAATCCCTCGGCGCCAAGGTCGCCGGTTCCGTCTCGTCCAAGACCGACTATGTGGTGGTCGGCGCCGATGCCGGCAGCAAGGCGACCAAGGCCCGCGACCTGGGCCTCACCACCCTGACCGAGCAGGAGTGGCTCGACCTCGTCGCTTCGCAGTAA
- the pyrF gene encoding orotidine-5'-phosphate decarboxylase, with product MTSPASRIFVSIDTPEIDAARDLAERLTGLVGGVKLGLEFFCGQGPSGIRAVMGGVRLPLFLDLKLHDIPNTVAAAVRAVLPIQPVFLTIHTSGGPAMMRAAAEAASMTDLPRPRLLGVTVLTSLDDDDLVAVGQGVPVLDQARRLAALAQSSGLDGIICSPAEVAALRAECGPDFVLMVPGIRPAGSAVGDQKRVMTPRDAVEQGADFLVIGRPITQAPDPAEAARAIVGEL from the coding sequence ATGACTTCGCCGGCCTCCCGGATCTTCGTTTCCATCGACACGCCCGAGATCGACGCCGCGCGCGATCTGGCCGAGCGGCTGACCGGCCTTGTGGGCGGGGTCAAGCTGGGGCTGGAATTCTTCTGCGGCCAGGGGCCGTCGGGCATCCGGGCCGTCATGGGCGGCGTGCGGCTGCCGCTGTTCCTGGACCTGAAGTTGCACGACATCCCGAACACGGTGGCGGCCGCCGTGCGCGCGGTGCTGCCGATCCAGCCGGTCTTCCTGACCATCCACACCAGCGGCGGGCCGGCGATGATGCGCGCGGCGGCGGAGGCGGCTTCCATGACCGATCTGCCGAGGCCCCGGCTGCTGGGCGTCACGGTGCTGACCAGCCTGGACGACGACGACCTGGTGGCGGTCGGGCAGGGCGTGCCGGTGCTGGACCAGGCCCGGCGGCTGGCGGCGCTGGCGCAGTCCTCCGGGCTGGACGGGATCATCTGCTCGCCGGCCGAGGTGGCGGCGCTGCGGGCCGAGTGCGGGCCGGATTTCGTGCTGATGGTGCCGGGCATCCGGCCGGCCGGCTCCGCCGTGGGCGACCAGAAGCGCGTGATGACCCCGCGCGACGCGGTCGAGCAGGGGGCGGACTTCCTGGTCATCGGGCGCCCGATCACCCAGGCGCCCGACCCGGCAGAGGCCGCGCGCGCCATCGTCGGCGAACTTTAG
- a CDS encoding outer membrane protein assembly factor BamD, with the protein MTRLSPALIRLVAAPLLGLGLAACASTEEAPYVERPVETIYSEAATAMDEERYKEAARLFDEVERQHPYSQWATRAQLMAAYAHYQALAYDDAIIALDRFIQLHPGSDDIAYAYYMKGLSYYEQITDVGRDQRITQQALDALGEVTRRFPESPYSRDAALKIDLTNDHLAGKEMEIGRYYLRQGHQNAAIGRFRTVIEKYQTTSHVPEALHRLTEAYLALGVVDEAQAAAAVLGHNFPGSEWYVDSYALLVDANVRPESSSKSWISRAWASVF; encoded by the coding sequence ATGACCCGTCTGTCTCCCGCCCTGATCCGCCTGGTCGCCGCACCCCTGCTCGGCCTCGGCCTCGCCGCGTGCGCGTCCACCGAGGAGGCGCCCTATGTCGAGCGCCCGGTCGAAACGATCTATTCCGAGGCGGCCACCGCCATGGATGAGGAACGGTACAAGGAGGCGGCGCGCCTGTTCGACGAGGTCGAGCGCCAGCATCCCTACTCGCAATGGGCGACCCGGGCGCAGCTGATGGCGGCCTACGCCCACTATCAGGCGCTGGCCTACGACGACGCGATCATCGCGCTGGACCGGTTCATCCAGCTTCATCCCGGCAGCGACGACATCGCCTACGCCTATTACATGAAGGGCCTGTCCTATTACGAGCAGATCACCGACGTGGGCCGCGACCAGCGGATCACCCAGCAGGCGCTCGACGCGCTGGGCGAGGTCACGCGGCGCTTCCCGGAGTCGCCCTATTCCCGCGACGCGGCGCTCAAGATCGACCTGACCAACGACCATCTGGCAGGCAAGGAGATGGAGATCGGGCGCTACTACCTGCGCCAGGGCCACCAGAACGCCGCGATCGGCCGTTTCCGCACCGTCATCGAGAAATACCAGACCACCAGCCACGTGCCGGAAGCTCTGCATCGCCTGACCGAAGCCTATCTCGCCCTCGGCGTGGTGGACGAGGCGCAGGCGGCGGCGGCCGTGCTGGGTCACAACTTTCCGGGCAGCGAATGGTACGTAGACAGCTACGCCCTGCTGGTGGACGCGAACGTGCGGCCGGAGAGCAGCAGCAAATCATGGATCAGCCGGGCCTGGGCCTCGGTGTTCTAA
- a CDS encoding di-heme-cytochrome C peroxidase: MKYTHMALLLATALLASGCDKIKEFLPPDLPPAPIVKEAKWLNQNWSQADRHWFHHATQGTSTFPIPYSWFVALEQPEITIFSAAPLLRDETYLSRFGFIPSPKATPGLAAAESNRWGQKAGEVNPDTLPVGFARTPGYDDPSTGRKLPDQIGLTCAACHTGHLEYKGVSLRFDGGTAPVDFGKLQTVLGLSLAYTKYLPFRFGRFADRVLGPNHTSDQKAELKAQLDALIVAGEALSKKMKELPGTDAAEGFARLDALTRIGNAVFVNALIGAKDAPGFDPWQNFARISAPVKFPHTWSTSWFDWVQYDASIMQPMVRNAGEALGVAAKINLTNPGRELYASSVQVENIHDMEEMLAGSDPLRKVPGPDGREVPQGFTGLLAPTWPEKEFGAIDPAKRDEGRKLYRELCQGCHLPPVNDPDKEFWSDKYWTELPQATGKYLKVTQVPISVVGTDPGQADILQNRTVTVPPYVAIDYKDPCAASSADAAQPVTTTSFAAALGYTVQRATETWYLNNKVPPERQEEMNGNRANCLQAKAIYKARPLDGIWAVPPFLHNGSVPTLHDLLLPAAQRPKSFCLGGREYDPKKLGYEASCAKGTTVVDTTVAGSLNTGHEFKDGPKGNGVIGRALTEAERMALLEYLKSL; encoded by the coding sequence ATGAAATACACCCATATGGCATTGTTGCTCGCGACCGCGCTGCTCGCGTCGGGCTGCGACAAGATCAAGGAATTTCTGCCGCCCGACCTGCCGCCGGCCCCCATCGTCAAGGAGGCGAAGTGGCTGAACCAGAACTGGAGCCAGGCCGACCGGCACTGGTTCCACCATGCCACCCAGGGCACCTCTACCTTCCCGATTCCCTATTCCTGGTTCGTGGCGCTGGAACAGCCGGAGATCACCATCTTCAGCGCCGCCCCCCTGCTCCGGGACGAGACCTACCTGTCGCGCTTCGGCTTCATTCCCAGCCCCAAGGCGACGCCGGGCCTCGCCGCGGCCGAATCCAACCGCTGGGGCCAGAAGGCGGGCGAGGTCAACCCCGACACGCTGCCGGTCGGATTCGCCCGGACGCCCGGCTATGACGACCCCTCGACCGGCCGCAAGCTGCCCGACCAGATCGGCCTGACCTGCGCCGCCTGCCATACCGGCCACCTGGAATACAAGGGCGTCAGCCTGCGCTTCGACGGCGGCACGGCCCCGGTCGATTTCGGCAAGCTCCAGACCGTGCTGGGCCTGTCGCTGGCCTATACCAAGTACCTGCCGTTCCGCTTCGGCCGCTTCGCCGACCGCGTGCTGGGGCCGAACCACACCTCCGACCAGAAGGCGGAGCTGAAGGCCCAGCTCGACGCGCTGATCGTCGCCGGCGAGGCGCTGTCCAAGAAGATGAAGGAACTGCCGGGCACCGACGCGGCCGAAGGCTTCGCCCGCCTGGACGCCCTGACCCGGATCGGCAACGCCGTGTTCGTCAACGCCCTGATCGGCGCCAAGGACGCGCCGGGCTTCGACCCCTGGCAGAACTTCGCGCGCATCTCGGCGCCGGTGAAATTCCCGCACACCTGGAGCACCTCCTGGTTCGACTGGGTCCAGTACGACGCCTCGATCATGCAGCCGATGGTGCGCAACGCCGGCGAGGCGCTGGGCGTTGCGGCGAAGATCAACCTGACCAACCCCGGCCGGGAACTCTACGCCTCCTCCGTCCAAGTCGAGAACATCCACGATATGGAGGAGATGCTGGCCGGCTCCGATCCCCTCAGGAAGGTCCCCGGCCCCGACGGGCGGGAAGTGCCCCAGGGCTTCACCGGCCTGCTGGCGCCGACCTGGCCCGAGAAGGAGTTCGGCGCGATCGACCCGGCCAAGCGGGACGAGGGCCGCAAGCTCTACCGCGAGCTGTGCCAGGGCTGCCACCTGCCCCCGGTCAACGATCCGGACAAGGAGTTCTGGTCCGACAAGTACTGGACCGAACTGCCCCAGGCGACCGGCAAATACCTGAAGGTCACCCAGGTCCCCATTTCCGTGGTCGGCACCGATCCGGGGCAGGCTGACATCCTCCAGAACCGCACCGTGACGGTGCCGCCCTATGTCGCGATCGACTACAAGGACCCGTGCGCAGCGTCCTCGGCCGACGCGGCGCAGCCCGTGACCACCACCAGCTTCGCCGCGGCGCTGGGCTACACCGTGCAGCGGGCGACCGAGACCTGGTACCTGAACAACAAGGTGCCGCCCGAACGGCAGGAGGAGATGAACGGCAACCGGGCCAACTGTCTCCAGGCCAAGGCGATCTACAAGGCCCGCCCGCTCGACGGCATCTGGGCGGTCCCGCCGTTCCTGCACAACGGCTCGGTGCCGACCCTCCACGACCTGCTGCTCCCCGCGGCGCAGCGCCCCAAGAGCTTCTGCCTGGGCGGCCGTGAGTACGATCCGAAGAAGCTCGGCTACGAGGCGTCCTGCGCCAAGGGCACGACCGTGGTCGACACGACCGTCGCCGGCAGCCTGAACACCGGCCACGAGTTCAAGGACGGCCCCAAAGGCAACGGCGTCATCGGCCGCGCGCTCACCGAGGCCGAGCGCATGGCCCTGCTGGAGTACCTGAAGAGCCTGTAG